The Roseofilum casamattae BLCC-M143 genome window below encodes:
- a CDS encoding transketolase C-terminal domain-containing protein translates to MSIAADNFAIDLNSYNFLKLDPSQPTLTDEQRAALKSNIQLCRDALIFFTATGAAKGVGGHTGGPFDTVPEVMILDAFFRGAPDKFVPIFFDEAGHRVGTQYLMSVIGGDMPAEKLLHYREAHHHLPGHPELGLTPGVKFSSGRLGHMWPYVNGVALANPGKTVFCLGSDGSQQEGNDAEAARLAVAQYLNVKLIIDDNDVTIAGNPSKYLPGFSVAQTLTGHGVKILEGDGEDVDDLYARICEAVNTPGPVAVINKRPMCPGIDGLEGSNHGHDVISVDLALKYLEARGHSAAVDHLKSLTKPKQDYTFLGSSDNVGSNRNVFGESVVAILGRMSEEERKNNVLCVDSDLEGSCGLNKIHAAHPEVFVSGGIMERSNLSAAAGFGMEKGKQGIFATFSAFLEMCISEITMARLNYSNLLCHFSHAGIDDMADNTCHFGINNMFADNGLDDGYETRLYFPADAGQMKACVEAVFPQPGLRFIFSTRSKVPFLLDSEGKQLYGEGYTFTPGKDEVVREGTAGYIVSFGESLYRALDAVERLKQEGIDVGLINKATLNVVDEDAIAKVGNSPFVLVVESFNRNTGLGSRFGSWLLERGLTPKFAYLATHKEGCGGLWEQFPYQGIDPVGIMSKVKELVG, encoded by the coding sequence ATGAGCATTGCTGCCGATAACTTTGCTATTGACCTCAATAGCTATAACTTCCTCAAGCTCGACCCCAGCCAACCAACTCTTACCGACGAGCAGCGAGCTGCCCTCAAAAGCAATATTCAACTTTGCCGAGATGCCTTAATCTTCTTCACCGCCACTGGTGCAGCTAAAGGCGTAGGCGGCCATACCGGCGGCCCCTTCGACACCGTGCCCGAAGTCATGATTCTCGATGCCTTCTTCCGAGGCGCACCGGATAAGTTCGTTCCCATCTTCTTCGACGAAGCAGGACACCGGGTTGGAACCCAATATCTCATGTCGGTTATCGGCGGCGACATGCCCGCAGAAAAACTCCTACACTACCGCGAAGCGCACCACCATCTTCCCGGACACCCAGAACTGGGTTTAACTCCTGGAGTAAAATTTAGCTCCGGACGCTTGGGTCATATGTGGCCTTATGTCAACGGAGTAGCATTAGCCAATCCTGGAAAAACCGTTTTCTGTCTCGGTTCCGATGGTTCCCAGCAGGAAGGAAACGACGCAGAAGCTGCTCGCCTAGCTGTTGCGCAATACCTGAATGTCAAGCTCATTATTGACGATAATGATGTCACTATTGCCGGTAATCCCTCCAAGTATTTACCCGGATTCAGCGTGGCTCAAACCCTCACCGGTCATGGCGTGAAAATCCTCGAAGGCGACGGTGAAGACGTGGATGACCTCTACGCTCGCATCTGCGAAGCCGTGAATACTCCCGGCCCGGTCGCCGTTATCAACAAGCGCCCCATGTGCCCTGGAATTGACGGACTAGAAGGTTCCAACCACGGTCACGATGTAATTTCCGTAGACTTAGCCCTGAAGTACTTAGAAGCTCGCGGTCATAGTGCAGCGGTTGACCATCTGAAGTCTCTGACAAAGCCGAAACAAGACTACACGTTCTTGGGTTCCAGCGATAATGTCGGTTCTAACCGGAACGTGTTTGGCGAATCTGTGGTTGCTATCTTGGGCCGCATGAGCGAAGAAGAGCGCAAGAACAATGTACTCTGCGTTGACAGTGACTTAGAAGGGTCTTGCGGTTTGAATAAAATCCACGCGGCTCATCCCGAAGTCTTCGTCAGCGGCGGCATCATGGAGCGCTCCAATCTCTCGGCGGCGGCTGGATTTGGTATGGAAAAAGGCAAGCAAGGTATCTTTGCTACCTTTAGTGCGTTCCTCGAGATGTGTATCTCGGAAATCACCATGGCGCGCCTGAACTATTCCAACTTACTCTGCCACTTCTCCCACGCGGGTATTGATGATATGGCGGATAATACTTGCCACTTCGGTATCAATAACATGTTTGCCGATAACGGGTTGGACGATGGCTACGAAACTCGCCTCTATTTCCCTGCCGATGCCGGACAAATGAAGGCTTGCGTCGAAGCTGTATTCCCGCAACCCGGACTGCGCTTTATTTTCTCCACTCGCTCTAAAGTTCCTTTCTTGCTCGATAGCGAAGGCAAGCAACTTTATGGCGAAGGCTATACCTTTACTCCCGGTAAAGATGAAGTCGTCCGCGAAGGAACGGCCGGTTATATTGTCAGCTTTGGCGAAAGTCTCTATCGCGCTCTCGATGCGGTAGAACGGTTGAAGCAAGAAGGCATTGATGTTGGTTTAATTAATAAAGCGACGCTCAATGTTGTCGATGAAGATGCGATCGCAAAAGTCGGTAATTCTCCTTTTGTTCTAGTGGTCGAGTCCTTTAACCGCAATACCGGGTTGGGCAGCCGTTTTGGCTCTTGGTTGCTCGAGCGCGGCTTAACTCCGAAGTTTGCTTATTTGGCAACTCATAAAGAAGGTTGCGGCGGTCTCTGGGAACAGTTCCCCTACCAAGGAATTGACCCCGTTGGCATCATGAGTAAGGTGAAAGAGTTAGTCGGTTAA